AAAGAGCGGTTCCGCGCAATCATAGACTCGTCGGTGAGCCGGGTGCGCCCGGTGTCAATGGGCGCGCTGACCACCGTGCTCGGCGTGTCGCCGCTTGTGTTCGATCCGTTCTTCCGCAGCATGGCCGTCACGATCATGTTTGGCTTGACCTTCGCCACCGTATTGACGCTCTTCTTCGTGCCGGTGCTTTACGCCATCGTCTTCCGCATTCGCGAGGCATAGCAGAAGACAGCGATGCGCGAAGCACCCATGGAAGAAAGAGGCGTGTCACGAGGAATCTGTTGTTAACCGCGAGCGGTCTCCCGCGGTCCAAGACTTGGCGGCCCCGATGCCATGCGCCCCACGCGGTCACGTTCTCACGGGCGCGGCGGAGTGCCGCTCAAACGAAAACGAAGGGAAACCCCATGAGAATGGCACGGTTCGCGGCTCTGCTTCTTGTAGCCTGCGCCATATTCAACGTGTGCGCCGCCGAATCCGCAATCACCGTCGAGGACGCGCGGCATGCGGTGACTTGGGACGCGGCGGACGCCTGTTTCCGCGTCCGCGCCAAGACGCCGGACCTGCTATTCCTGCCCGAACTGCGCTGCGCGGTCTCACAGCCTCAAGTAAGTTTGCACTCCGAACGGGAAATGGAAGTAACAGGCGCCGAGGGCAGCGTGCGCGTTTCGCTGCAACCGGACAGCCCATTTATTGCTGTTACAGGAACGATCCGGAATTCCGGCGCGGACACCCAAGTCATCTCCGAATACACGCCGGTTCAGGCACGCGTGCAACTGGACAAACCCGCGGCCGAACTGCGGATTCTGGGCACGGGCGGCCTCGCGACTGCTGAGAAGGGCTCCGAGACCTACACATTTGCGGCCATAGCCGTTCCCGGCAGCCGCAATGGCGTGGTAGCGGCCTGGCTCACGCAGGACCGCGGCAACGGCGTCTTCAAAGTCGCTCAGGACGGCGATGCGCTCGCGTTGCGCGCGCAGATGGACTTCGGCGCGCTGCGTATCGCGCCCGGCGCGTCGCAAACCTTCGAAACGCTGCTGCTGGGCTATTTCGACGATGCACGGCTCGGACTGGAAACCTATGCGGACCTTGTGGCGGCCCATTACAGCATCCACCTGCCGCCGATTCCCTGCGGGTACTGTACGTGGTATTCGCAGCCGTACGGCGGCGCGAGCGACGCAAAGCACCTCGCCGAACTGGCGCTTTTCGCGAAGGAGACGCTGCAACCCTTCGGCCTCGACTTCATCCAGATCGACGACATGTGGCAAGGCTTTCCGCGCGACCGGCGTGACCTCGAACGGCGCGGGCGCTCGGATGAATACCTCGGGAAGCTTCCCGGGGAACAGAAAGAGCGCTGGTGGTGGGGCCCCCACTCCGACTTCACGCAGCACAACCCGAAAGGCCCGTATCGCGCGGGGATAGCGCCCTCGGCGCGGCAGCTGAGCGGCCTCGGGTTTACGCCCGGCCTCTGGTTCATGCCGTTCGCGTGGGACCCGTTGTGCGACGCGCTGGCGGGCCATCACGACTATTTCCTCAAGCGCAAGGACGGCGCGCTCTGCTACACCGAATGGGCGGGCTGGTGCCTCGACATGTCGCATCCGGACGCGCGCGGGTTCTTGCGCCGGGCCGTGTCGCGCATGACGCAGGAATGGGGGTTCCGCTATCTCAAACTGGACGGCCTCTGGACGGGCACGGGCGCGAAGCAGGTCTACGTCAACGATTCCTATGTGCTGGACCAGCTCGGCGAGGCCATCGGCCATGACCCTTCGCAGACGCCCATCGAGCGCTATCGTTCGGGGCTCCAGCTCGTGCGCGAAGCCGCAGGGCCGGGCGTGTTCATTCTCGGCTGTAATGTATCGCAGAACATGCGCACACTCGGCGCGAGTTTCGGGCTGGTGGACGCCATGCGCATCGGCCCCGACAACGGCCCCGACTGGAATGGCCTCAAGGCTGGCCCCTGGCACGGCTCGAACCGTTATTTCCTGCACGGGCGCGTCTGGCATAACGACCCGGACCCGGTCTACGTGCGCGCATCGATGCCGATCGAACATGCGCGGCTGCTGTGCTCGTGGGTGGCGCTCAGCGGCCAGCTCACCGTCATGAGCGACTGGCTC
The Candidatus Hydrogenedentota bacterium DNA segment above includes these coding regions:
- a CDS encoding alpha-galactosidase → MRMARFAALLLVACAIFNVCAAESAITVEDARHAVTWDAADACFRVRAKTPDLLFLPELRCAVSQPQVSLHSEREMEVTGAEGSVRVSLQPDSPFIAVTGTIRNSGADTQVISEYTPVQARVQLDKPAAELRILGTGGLATAEKGSETYTFAAIAVPGSRNGVVAAWLTQDRGNGVFKVAQDGDALALRAQMDFGALRIAPGASQTFETLLLGYFDDARLGLETYADLVAAHYSIHLPPIPCGYCTWYSQPYGGASDAKHLAELALFAKETLQPFGLDFIQIDDMWQGFPRDRRDLERRGRSDEYLGKLPGEQKERWWWGPHSDFTQHNPKGPYRAGIAPSARQLSGLGFTPGLWFMPFAWDPLCDALAGHHDYFLKRKDGALCYTEWAGWCLDMSHPDARGFLRRAVSRMTQEWGFRYLKLDGLWTGTGAKQVYVNDSYVLDQLGEAIGHDPSQTPIERYRSGLQLVREAAGPGVFILGCNVSQNMRTLGASFGLVDAMRIGPDNGPDWNGLKAGPWHGSNRYFLHGRVWHNDPDPVYVRASMPIEHARLLCSWVALSGQLTVMSDWLPNLPPERLELLRRILPNHGLKPRPADLFEQELPRVWTLTDTRGETRRDVLGFFNWNEKEACRIEENAARLGLPEAGTYAAFDFWANAPIEPFPDTVAVDVPAGSCRVIAVRPMLDRPFVLSTSRHISQGMVDIIEETWDAASKTLSGRSRAVAGDPYELRIVAPSGAASGIRVDCDGPEPRLQQDGDDVRVRFVSTTTGETRWQVSFQPAASD